A region of Macaca thibetana thibetana isolate TM-01 chromosome 20, ASM2454274v1, whole genome shotgun sequence DNA encodes the following proteins:
- the LOC126944713 gene encoding putative olfactory receptor 1F2 yields the protein MLFLSMYLATVLGNLLILAVSTDSRLHTPIYFFLSNLSFVDVCFSSTTVPKMLANHILGTQTISFSSCLMQMCFLCMFSDMNNFLLAVMAYDRFVTVCHPFHYAAKMTHQLCALLVTGSRVVTNLNALLHTLLMARLSFCADNTIPHIFCDVTPLLKLSCSDTHLNEVMILTETAVVMITPFLCILASYMHIACAILRVLSMKGRWKAFSTCGSHLAVVLLFCGTIISLYFSPSSSHSAQRDIAAAVMFTVVTAMMNPFIYSLRNKDIKGALVKVIAVKFFSVQ from the coding sequence ATGCTTTTCCTGAGCATGTACCTGGCCACCGTCCTGGGGAACCTGCTCATCCTGGCCGTCAGCACAGACTCCCGCCTGCACACCCCCATATACTTCTTCCTCAGCAACCTGTCCTTCGTGGACGTCTGCTTCTCCTCCACCACCGTCCCCAAGATGCTGGCCAATCACATACTTGGGACTCAGACCATCTCCTTCTCTAGCTGTCTCATGCAGATGTGTTTTCTCTGTATGTTTTCTGACATGAACAATTTCCTCCTGGCTGTGATGGCCTATGACCGCTTTGTCACTGTGTGCCACCCCTTCCATTACGCAGCAAAGATGACCCATCAGCTCTGTGCCCTGCTGGTCACTGGATCACGGGTGGTTACCAACTTGAATGCTCTGCTGCACACCCTGCTGATGGCTCGACTCTCATTCTGTGCAGACAACACCATCCCCCACATCTTCTGTGATGTGACTCCCCTCCTGAAACTCTCCTGTTCAGACACACACCTCAATGAGGTGATGATTCTTACTGAGACTGCCGTAGTCATGATCACCCCATTTCTTTGCATCCTGGCTTCCTATATGCACATCGCCTGTGCCATCTTGAGGGTCCTATCCATGAAGGGAAGATGGAAAGCCTTTTCCACCTGTGGCTCCCACCTGGCTGTGGTTCTCCTCTTCTGTGGTACCATCATATCTCTGTATTTCAGCCCTTCATCCTCCCACTCAGCTCAGAGAGATATAGCAGCTGCTGTGATGTTCACAGTGGTGACTGCCATGATGAATCCTTTTATCTACAGCCTGAGGAACAAGGACATAAAAGGGGCTCTTGTAAAAGTGATTGCTGTGAAATTCTTTTCTGTTCAATAA
- the ZNF200 gene encoding zinc finger protein 200: MMAAKVVPMPPKPKRSFILRVPPDSKLGQDLLRDATNGPKTIHQLVLEHFLTFLPKPSLVQPSQKVKETLVIMKDVSSSLQNRVHPRPLVKLLPKGVQQEQETVSLYLKANPEELVVFEDLNVFHCQEECVSLDPTLTSEKEDDSSVGEMMLLVNGSNPEGEDPERELVENEDYREKSSDDDEMDSSLVSQQPPDNQEKERLNTSIPQKRKMRNLLVTLENDAPLEELSKYVDISIIALTRNRKTRRWYTCPLCGKQFNESSYLISHQRTHTGEKPYDCSHCGKSFNHKTNLNKHERIHTGEKPYSCSQCGKNFRQNSHRSRHEGIHIREKIFKCPECGKTFPKNEEFVLHLQSHEAERPYGCKKCGRRFGRLSNCTRHEKTHSACKTRKQK; encoded by the exons ATGATGGCTGCAAAAGTGGTTCCTATGCCCCCAAAGCCAAAACGGTCCTTTATACTGAGAGTTCCACCAGACTCCAAGCTGGGCCAAGACCTACTTCGAGATGCCACTAATGGGCCCAAGACCATCCACCAGCTAGTGCTGGAGCACTTCCTCACCTTCTTGCCCAAGCCAAGCCTGGTCCAGCCCAGTCAGAAAGTCAAGGAGACCTTGGTTATTATGAAAGATGTGAGCTCAAGCCTTCAGAACAGAG TGCATCCTCGTCCCTTGGTGAAGCTTCTGCCCAAAGGAGTCCAACAGGAACAAGAGACAGTGTCTCTGTATTTGAAAGCTAACCCTGAG GAACTGGTGGTCTTTGAGGATTTGAATGTATTTCACTGCCAGGAAGAATGTGTGAGCTTGGATCCTACTCTCACCTCAGAGAAGGAAGATGACAGCAGTGTCGGGGAGATGATGTTACTGG TCAATGGCAGTAATCCTGAAGGTGAAGATCCTGAGAGGGAACTTGTAGAAAATGAAGATTATAGAGAAAAGTCTTCAGATGATGATGAAATGGATTCTTCCTTGGTCTCTCAGCAGCCTCCAGATAACCAGGAAAAGGAAAGACTAAATACATCCAttccacaaaaaaggaaaatgagaaatctGTTAGTTACCCTTGAGAATGATGCTCCTTTAGAGGAACTCTCAAAATATGTAGACATCAGTATTATTGCACTTACTCGAAATCGGAAGACAAGGAGATGGTACACTTGTCCACTGTGTGGGAAACAGTTTAATGAAAGTTCTTACCTTATTTCCCACCAGAggactcacactggagaaaaaccctatgacTGTAGTCACTGTGGGAAAAGCTTCaatcataaaacaaacctcaataaaCATGAGCgaattcatacaggagagaaaccttatTCCTGTTCTCAGTGTGGAAAAAACTTTCGTCAGAATTCTCATCGGAGTCGTCATGAAGGAATCCATATAAGGGAGAAGATATTTAAGTGTCCAGAATGTGGGAAAACCTTCCCAAAGAATGAGGAATTTGTGCTTCATCTGCAGAGTCATGAGGCTGAGAGACCATATGGTTGCAAAAAATGTGGGAGAAGATTTGGTCGGCTGTCAAACTGTACCCGGCATGAGAAAACCCACTCAGCCTGTAAGACTCGAAAGCAGAAGTAA